Genomic window (Oncorhynchus masou masou isolate Uvic2021 chromosome 9, UVic_Omas_1.1, whole genome shotgun sequence):
TCCAGAGAATAACTTGTACAACTGGATCTGTCATTAGGGAATGTCAACATGGAAGGGAGGGACCAGTAAAACCAGACAACCCAGCTCAATAATTTCCTGCTTTGTGTGCAGGTGACAAATTTCTCAAGGTTGTGTTGTGCTCCTTGCGTCTGCCGTGTTCTCTAGTTAGTAGACATAGTTGGCTGTGTGCAGGGACTGCATGGAAGCCTGGTCATCGCTGCCGACCGCTGTGTACTTTCCCTTGGAGGCCAAACCGTTGCTCTGAAATTACAATTTGTGATTTAGGAAGAGAAAAAAAGGGGGAAAGCATGTGCTTCCAGAATGAAGCTTAGAGAGGAAGGAGACAATTTGAACCCAATTCATTTTAAGTAAAGAGGCCACGACCATACAATAGCTTCCCAATTATATCCCTGTAGTCAGCACCTGTAAGTTGTCCGCTCTACCCTAGAACAGCCCCACCGTCTTACCTTGGCTCTGGAGGTGAAAGCATCCTGTGCCGACTGCTTATTGGCGGCCTTGCCTTTCCAGGCGGCGAGGGCGGAGGCCTGGAGCGCACGGCCGTAGGAGAAGGAGAGCTTCCAAGGCCGGTGGAGGGACGTCTGGTTCATGGCGTTGAGGTTTTGGGTGGCCTCCTCTTCACTCTGACCTCCAGACAGGAAGGTGATgcctgagagagggggagggttaaGCAATTTGGTGGCGAGTTCATTTTAGCGTCACCTGATCGcaactaaatatacatgttttacTCCTTCAAATCCACCGAACTCGGGCTCACCGGGAACGGCGGCAGGAACGGTGCGCCTCAAGGCGGTGACGGTGGCCATGCCAACCTCCTGGGGGGTGAACTTCTTGGGGCAGGAGTGTCCAGCAGTGACCATGTTAGGCTTCAACAGGGTACCCTCCAGGTAGACGTGGTGGTCGTTCAGAGCCTTGTACGTGGCTGCCAGGACCTGGTGAGAAGGATGGTTTAGAGGCGTTCAGTTCAGCCATGTCAATTGGAGTGTGACTAAGAGATTTGGGGTGATAAGTTTGTAATTTCGTGCTGTTAAAAAAGCTCACCTTTTCAGTGACATACTGAGTGCGCAGCAGGTCATGGTCTCCGTCAGGCAAAATCTCTGGCTCCACGATGGGCACCAGGCCGTTCTGACGAGAGAAAAATAATTAACATCACGTTTACACACTTATGTAGACAAACCTTACCATTAAGGAATTTCTGATAATTTCTTAGTTTTTGTGAAGTCAGGTACAGCAGTAGTACTGTACATCTGACAGTTTCCCCTCTGGGACATTAAAGTTCATCCTATCCTAGGGTACAGGGCACTATAGTTTTAGAAGGGAGAAGTTATCATGGCATGCACACACCTGTTGGCAGATACTGGCGTATCTGGCGAGGACATTGGCATTCTCTGCGATGGCGAGGGCCGAGGGGCAGGCGTCGGAGATCTTGAGCACACACCTCCATTTGGCAAAGTCGCAACCGTCCTTCTTGTACTGAGCACAACGCTCAGAGAGTCCATCAAGACCTGATGACAGAAGGAtgatattatactgaacaaaaaaatataaaaaacacaacatgcaacaatttctaagatttagagttcataaggaaatcagtcaattaaaaaattcattaggccctagtctatggatttcacctgtttgggaatacagacatgcatctgttgATCAGATGCCATAAAAAAATTTTAAAGctggggtgtggatcagaaaaccagtcagtatctggtgtgacaacgatttgcctcatgcagcgggACACATCTCCGTCGcatggagttgatcaggctgttgattttggCCTGTGAAATGTCAcgcctcttcaatggctgtgcgaagttgttggATATTA
Coding sequences:
- the LOC135545751 gene encoding fructose-bisphosphate aldolase B-like, translated to MTSQFPSLSPEQKKELSDIAQRIVAPGKGILAADESTGTMGKRLQKINVENNEENRRTFRDLLFSAVDPNCIGGIIFFHETLYQMSDKGVLFPQVIKDKGIVVGIKVDKGTAGLNGTDGETTTQGLDGLSERCAQYKKDGCDFAKWRCVLKISDACPSALAIAENANVLARYASICQQNGLVPIVEPEILPDGDHDLLRTQYVTEKVLAATYKALNDHHVYLEGTLLKPNMVTAGHSCPKKFTPQEVGMATVTALRRTVPAAVPGITFLSGGQSEEEATQNLNAMNQTSLHRPWKLSFSYGRALQASALAAWKGKAANKQSAQDAFTSRAKSNGLASKGKYTAVGSDDQASMQSLHTANYVY